Proteins found in one Falsirhodobacter algicola genomic segment:
- a CDS encoding CheR family methyltransferase, translating into MRESVGSRPVEEIELDLFLEALHQRWHYDFRAYSRGSLMRRADLARERLHCATLSEVQAKVLHQPELLPEVIDCMTVQVSEMFRDPAYFAAIRTRVIPHLRTFPSLKVWVAGCSEGEELYSLAILFREEGLFDRTMFYATEINSRALAKAEAGIYPLDRMALFTENHQKSGARRSLSDHYTAAYGAAAMDRGLRSRMVFAEHSLATDQVFSEMHLISCRNVLIYFDGNLQDRATGLFRDALVRGGFLGLGAHETMRFSGHAGAFTAFAEPERIWRRNSEAAHG; encoded by the coding sequence ATGAGGGAGAGCGTCGGAAGCCGCCCGGTCGAGGAGATCGAACTCGACCTGTTCCTCGAGGCGTTGCACCAGCGCTGGCATTACGATTTCCGCGCCTATTCGCGCGGATCGCTGATGCGGCGCGCCGATCTGGCGCGCGAACGGCTGCATTGCGCCACCCTGTCGGAGGTGCAGGCCAAGGTGCTGCACCAGCCCGAGCTTCTGCCCGAGGTCATCGATTGCATGACGGTGCAGGTGTCGGAGATGTTCCGCGATCCGGCCTATTTCGCCGCGATCCGCACCCGCGTCATCCCGCATCTGCGCACCTTCCCTTCGCTGAAGGTGTGGGTGGCGGGCTGCTCGGAGGGGGAGGAGCTCTACTCCCTCGCGATCCTTTTCCGCGAGGAAGGGCTGTTCGACCGCACGATGTTCTATGCGACCGAGATCAACAGCCGTGCGCTTGCCAAGGCCGAGGCGGGGATCTATCCTCTCGATCGCATGGCGCTTTTCACGGAAAATCATCAGAAATCCGGCGCGCGCAGATCGCTGTCCGATCATTACACCGCCGCATATGGCGCGGCCGCCATGGATCGCGGCCTGCGCTCTCGCATGGTCTTTGCTGAACACAGCCTTGCCACCGATCAGGTCTTTTCTGAGATGCATCTCATCTCCTGCCGCAACGTGCTGATCTATTTCGACGGCAACCTTCAGGACCGGGCGACGGGGCTGTTCCGCGATGCGCTGGTGCGCGGCGGCTTCCTCGGCCTCGGCGCGCATGAGACGATGCGTTTTTCCGGGCATGCGGGCGCGTTCACGGCCTTTGCGGAACCCGAGCGCATCTGGCGCCGCAACTCGGAGGCGGCGCATGGCTGA
- a CDS encoding response regulator encodes MNTTREFGLYALLGALIAGVFAVDLMVPLGIAIWVIYLLPVVLAYLAPRPVVPPLTAVVVFVTMVIGLLNARAGIDPTLAATNRAMAIVVILLLGLSGFTFVRNRIALRQQSWLQQGDMEVSRASEGEVDLAVMADNVLAALADRLGARAAIFYVRDGGEFRQVAGRGLPPGETPRAFRSGESHLWDAVEKRTVLTLDRLPGEALAFGSGLVRGRTAQSVIAPLYDDRRINGVVEFGFDTPVRPEGKLLLERVGAAIGIAVRSANDRTRLRALLEETRHQAEELKAHGEELAASNEELAEQTRALQDSQSRLEHQQAELEEQNALLETQTQELEVQRDALARSQSLMEQQAQRLATESRYKSEFVANMSHELRTPLNALLIMARLLAENRGATLTEEQVGWAETIESSGRDLLALINDILDLAKIEAGKLDVTPEIVRPEDVARKLERSFAPQAQGKGLTFRVEVPTNIPDLQTDPARLEQVLRNFLSNAIKFTERGSVTLSAHRDGDGVAFAVRDTGIGIAREDQEAVFEAFRQADGTIARRFGGTGLGLSISRELTELLKGRVSLQSDLGKGTTFTLHLPARLGDAAPRPALPAAAPPPPAPIPAAAPPAADVSDDREVLDGDKRLILVVEDDPAFARILIDLAHELGFQCLVTGTAEDGVLAARQYMPSAIVLDVGLPDHSGLSVLDRLKRDIRTRHIPVHMVSGDDYTREALAQGARSYMLKPVKREALAQALHSIETRLDQRMRRVLIVEDDPAQLEGLKALLGNKDVETVGAATAAEARERMAGGTFDCMVLDMTLPDASGFDLLEALDSDEEAAFPPVIVYTARALSEAEELRLRRYSKSIIIKGAKSPERLIDEVTLFLHQVVTDLPERQQQLLAASLNRDAMLEGKRILVVEDDIRNVYALTAVFEPHGAEVKIARNGREALEALGRVADSGAPGVDLVLMDVMMPEMDGLTATREIRAQERWKNLPIIMLTAKAMADDQEQCLAAGANDYLPKPLDVDRLLSLTRVWMRR; translated from the coding sequence ATGAACACCACACGGGAATTCGGCCTTTATGCGCTTCTCGGCGCCCTGATCGCGGGGGTCTTCGCCGTCGATCTGATGGTGCCGCTCGGGATTGCCATCTGGGTCATCTATCTGCTGCCGGTGGTGCTGGCCTATCTGGCGCCGCGCCCGGTGGTGCCGCCGCTGACGGCGGTCGTGGTCTTCGTCACGATGGTGATCGGCCTTTTGAACGCCCGCGCCGGCATCGATCCGACGCTGGCCGCGACGAACCGGGCGATGGCCATCGTCGTCATCCTGCTCTTGGGTCTGTCGGGCTTCACCTTCGTGCGCAACCGCATCGCGCTGCGCCAGCAAAGCTGGCTTCAGCAGGGCGATATGGAGGTGAGTCGCGCCTCCGAAGGGGAGGTGGACCTTGCCGTCATGGCCGATAACGTGCTGGCCGCGCTGGCGGACCGGCTGGGCGCACGGGCGGCGATCTTCTATGTCCGCGACGGCGGAGAGTTTCGTCAGGTCGCCGGGCGCGGCCTGCCGCCGGGGGAAACCCCGCGCGCCTTCCGCAGCGGCGAAAGCCATCTGTGGGATGCGGTGGAAAAACGCACCGTCCTGACGCTGGACCGCCTTCCGGGCGAGGCGCTGGCCTTCGGCTCGGGCCTCGTGCGCGGGCGGACGGCGCAATCGGTGATCGCCCCGCTCTATGACGACCGGCGGATCAACGGGGTGGTGGAGTTCGGCTTCGACACCCCCGTGCGCCCCGAGGGGAAGCTTCTTCTGGAACGCGTCGGCGCGGCCATCGGCATCGCCGTCCGGTCGGCCAACGACCGCACGCGCCTGCGCGCCCTGCTGGAAGAGACGCGCCATCAGGCCGAGGAATTGAAGGCCCATGGCGAGGAACTGGCCGCCTCCAACGAGGAACTAGCCGAGCAGACCCGCGCCCTTCAGGACAGCCAGAGCCGCCTCGAGCATCAGCAGGCCGAGCTGGAGGAGCAGAACGCCCTCTTGGAGACCCAGACGCAGGAACTGGAGGTGCAGCGCGACGCGCTGGCCCGCAGCCAGAGCCTGATGGAGCAGCAGGCCCAGCGTCTGGCCACCGAAAGCCGCTACAAATCCGAATTCGTCGCGAATATGAGCCATGAGCTGCGCACGCCGCTGAACGCGCTGCTGATCATGGCCCGCCTTCTGGCCGAGAATCGCGGCGCCACCCTGACCGAAGAGCAGGTGGGCTGGGCCGAGACGATCGAAAGCTCGGGCCGCGATCTGCTGGCGCTGATCAACGACATCCTCGATCTGGCCAAGATCGAGGCCGGCAAGCTGGATGTCACCCCCGAGATCGTCCGCCCCGAGGATGTGGCCCGCAAGCTGGAACGGTCCTTCGCCCCGCAGGCGCAGGGCAAGGGGCTGACCTTCCGCGTGGAGGTTCCGACCAACATCCCCGACCTTCAGACCGACCCCGCCCGGTTGGAGCAGGTGCTGCGCAACTTCCTCTCCAACGCCATCAAGTTCACCGAGCGCGGCAGCGTCACCCTGTCGGCCCATCGCGATGGGGATGGCGTCGCCTTCGCCGTGCGCGACACCGGCATCGGCATCGCCCGCGAGGATCAGGAGGCCGTGTTCGAGGCCTTCCGGCAGGCGGACGGCACCATCGCGCGGCGCTTCGGCGGCACCGGCCTTGGCCTCTCGATCAGCCGCGAATTGACGGAGCTGCTCAAGGGCCGCGTCTCGCTTCAGAGCGATCTGGGCAAGGGCACGACCTTCACGCTGCATCTGCCGGCGCGCCTTGGCGATGCGGCCCCCCGCCCGGCGCTGCCCGCCGCCGCCCCGCCGCCGCCCGCGCCGATCCCCGCCGCCGCCCCGCCCGCCGCCGATGTGTCCGATGACCGCGAGGTGCTGGACGGCGACAAGCGCCTGATCCTCGTGGTGGAGGACGATCCCGCCTTTGCGCGCATCCTGATCGATCTGGCGCATGAGCTGGGCTTCCAATGCCTCGTCACCGGCACCGCCGAGGACGGCGTTCTGGCCGCCCGCCAATACATGCCGAGCGCGATCGTCCTCGACGTGGGCCTGCCCGATCATTCGGGTCTGTCGGTTCTCGACCGGTTGAAGCGCGACATCCGCACGCGGCACATCCCGGTGCACATGGTCTCGGGCGATGATTACACCCGCGAAGCGCTGGCGCAGGGCGCGCGCAGCTACATGCTGAAGCCGGTGAAGCGCGAGGCGCTGGCGCAGGCGCTGCATTCCATCGAAACGCGGCTGGATCAGCGGATGCGCCGGGTCCTGATCGTGGAGGACGATCCCGCGCAGCTGGAGGGGCTGAAGGCCCTTCTGGGCAACAAGGACGTGGAGACGGTGGGCGCCGCCACCGCCGCCGAGGCGCGCGAGCGCATGGCCGGCGGCACCTTCGACTGCATGGTGCTGGACATGACGCTGCCGGACGCCTCCGGGTTCGACCTTTTGGAGGCGCTGGATTCCGACGAAGAGGCGGCCTTCCCGCCGGTCATCGTCTACACCGCCCGCGCGCTGAGCGAGGCCGAGGAACTGCGCCTGCGCCGCTATTCCAAATCCATCATCATCAAGGGCGCGAAATCGCCCGAGCGGCTGATCGACGAGGTGACGCTGTTCCTGCATCAGGTGGTGACCGACCTGCCGGAGCGGCAGCAGCAGCTTCTGGCGGCCTCGCTCAACCGCGATGCGATGTTGGAGGGCAAGCGCATCCTCGTGGTGGAGGATGACATCCGCAACGTCTACGCCCTGACCGCCGTCTTCGAACCGCACGGCGCCGAGGTGAAGATCGCCCGCAACGGGCGCGAGGCGCTGGAGGCGCTGGGCCGCGTCGCCGACAGCGGCGCGCCGGGGGTGGATCTCGTGCTGATGGACGTGATGATGCCCGAGATGGACGGCCTGACCGCCACGCGCGAGATCCGGGCGCAGGAACGCTGGAAGAACCTGCCCATCATCATGCTGACCGCCAAGGCCATGGCCGACGATCAGGAACAGTGCCTTGCCGCCGGGGCGAACGACTATCTGCCCAAGCCCCTCGACGTGGACCGCCTCCTGTCGCTGACGCGCGTCTGGATGCGCCGATGA
- a CDS encoding phosphodiesterase, producing the protein MKIIQLTDTHLMPPGHPAYGVDPEAQLRAAMADILADHADADLLVITGDLSDRGDPEAYALLRDILAPLPCPVRLMLGNHDHRPAFLEAFPDHPRDEGGYVQSVLDTRWGRLLFLDTHEAGVIGGIYGPDRLAWLDAALAGAGDRPVTVFLHHPPVSDGIRHFRDIGLHDDGAVLRRLAAHPGGVRHIVFGHIHTPLTGTTAEGIAFSSGQSCTHRFITNIDLPDPWWTGGNPCYRILTLDDGGFRAYGVEVGQVPTGRSEPCAGP; encoded by the coding sequence ATGAAGATCATCCAGCTGACCGACACCCATCTGATGCCGCCGGGGCACCCCGCTTACGGCGTCGATCCCGAAGCGCAGTTGCGCGCGGCGATGGCGGACATCCTCGCCGATCACGCCGATGCCGATCTTCTGGTGATCACGGGGGATCTCAGCGATCGCGGCGATCCCGAGGCCTATGCCTTGCTGCGGGACATCCTTGCGCCGCTGCCGTGCCCGGTGCGCCTGATGCTGGGCAATCACGATCACCGCCCGGCCTTCCTCGAGGCGTTCCCCGATCATCCGCGGGACGAGGGCGGCTATGTGCAGTCGGTGCTCGATACGCGCTGGGGGCGGCTTTTGTTCCTGGACACGCACGAGGCCGGGGTGATCGGCGGCATCTATGGGCCGGACCGCTTGGCATGGCTCGATGCGGCGCTGGCGGGGGCGGGGGATCGGCCGGTCACGGTCTTTCTGCACCATCCCCCCGTATCCGACGGCATCCGCCATTTCCGCGACATCGGCCTGCATGACGATGGCGCGGTGCTTCGGCGGCTTGCGGCGCATCCGGGCGGGGTGCGGCACATCGTCTTCGGCCATATCCACACGCCGCTGACCGGCACCACGGCCGAGGGCATCGCCTTCAGTTCGGGCCAGTCCTGCACCCATAGGTTCATCACGAACATCGATCTGCCCGATCCTTGGTGGACGGGGGGCAATCCCTGCTACCGGATCCTGACGCTAGACGATGGGGGCTTTCGCGCCTATGGCGTCGAGGTGGGGCAGGTGCCGACGGGCCGGTCGGAGCCCTGCGCCGGCCCCTGA
- a CDS encoding ABC transporter substrate-binding protein, with the protein MTMTRRFALGALALGLSLPGIALAQDVTLNVLYNLPGFTKFHQPLADAFMKDNPGVTINFLAPAAGYNEGQQQVLRAAVTGDLPDVYFSGYNLTAELVHTLAPRGQIADLGPFIEAEGGQEFLDANFTSNMVALGNVDGQQYGLPVNASSPIMFVNADLVRSAGGDPQNMPTTFPELIELAAKIHDANPGVAGMAYDISGWPDDWLWQAMITQQGGRLVDAETGRVGFDNEIGLNALRLIRQIAVETGAPMMDWDQARQQFGAGMTGFMFTTPAHVQTIEGLVGDRFELTTATFPLQDKVNGGVPTGGNSAVMLTQDPAKQQAAWNYIKWITGPEAQNVIVRITGYLPTNIRATGEDYLAPYYAEHPNVATAAAQVDRSLPWAGYPGGDSVRIWRTQRDIIGTVMRGETTPEDGLAQIVEATNGLMN; encoded by the coding sequence ATGACCATGACACGTCGCTTTGCCCTTGGCGCGCTTGCGCTCGGCCTGTCGTTGCCGGGCATCGCGCTGGCGCAGGATGTCACGCTGAACGTGCTCTACAACCTGCCGGGGTTCACCAAATTCCACCAGCCGCTGGCGGATGCCTTCATGAAGGACAATCCCGGGGTCACGATCAACTTCCTCGCCCCCGCCGCCGGGTATAACGAAGGCCAGCAGCAGGTGCTGCGCGCCGCGGTCACGGGCGATCTGCCGGATGTGTATTTTTCGGGCTACAACCTGACGGCGGAACTGGTGCACACGCTGGCGCCGCGCGGACAGATCGCCGATCTCGGCCCCTTCATCGAGGCCGAGGGCGGGCAGGAATTCCTCGATGCGAACTTCACGAGCAACATGGTCGCGCTGGGCAATGTGGATGGGCAGCAATACGGCCTGCCGGTGAACGCCTCCTCGCCGATCATGTTCGTGAACGCCGATCTGGTGCGTTCGGCGGGCGGCGATCCGCAGAACATGCCGACGACCTTCCCCGAACTGATCGAGCTGGCCGCAAAGATCCATGACGCCAATCCGGGCGTCGCGGGGATGGCCTACGACATCTCCGGCTGGCCGGACGACTGGCTGTGGCAGGCGATGATCACGCAGCAGGGCGGTCGTCTGGTCGATGCCGAAACGGGACGCGTCGGCTTCGACAACGAGATCGGCCTGAACGCCCTGCGCCTGATCCGCCAGATCGCGGTGGAAACGGGCGCGCCGATGATGGACTGGGATCAGGCGCGCCAGCAGTTCGGCGCGGGCATGACCGGCTTCATGTTCACCACCCCCGCCCATGTGCAGACGATCGAGGGCCTCGTCGGCGACCGGTTCGAACTGACGACCGCGACCTTCCCCCTGCAGGATAAGGTGAATGGCGGCGTGCCGACGGGCGGCAATTCGGCGGTGATGCTGACCCAAGACCCGGCCAAGCAGCAGGCGGCGTGGAACTACATCAAGTGGATCACCGGCCCCGAGGCGCAGAACGTCATCGTGCGCATCACCGGCTATCTGCCGACGAACATCCGCGCCACGGGCGAAGACTACCTCGCCCCCTATTACGCCGAGCATCCGAATGTCGCGACCGCCGCCGCGCAGGTGGACCGCTCGCTGCCGTGGGCTGGGTATCCGGGCGGCGATTCCGTCCGCATCTGGCGCACGCAGCGCGACATCATCGGCACGGTGATGCGCGGCGAGACCACCCCCGAGGACGGGCTGGCGCAGATCGTCGAGGCGACGAACGGCCTGATGAACTGA
- a CDS encoding carbohydrate ABC transporter permease: protein MRRFFPHAVLGLGAAIMLLPFYWMVLTSLRAPSEIFDISLWPIPKAFHGDANYHQAATSVPMARFMLNGVIVCAGILIVQVLTAVPAAYALAKLRFPGRRLLMMLVIGALCVPMQALALPLFVGLAKAGLLNTYFAQMVPFFLSVFAIFLFHQSFRSYPDEIIEAARMDGFTEMEICWRLVLRGSLPSLAAFAVFSVVAHWNDLYWPMIVVSDTALAPPPLGMLFFSDAETGANYGALMAGATLITAPMLVCFLLARRSFIAGITMTGVK from the coding sequence ATGCGGCGCTTTTTCCCCCATGCGGTGCTTGGCCTCGGGGCGGCGATCATGCTGCTGCCGTTCTACTGGATGGTGCTGACCTCCCTGCGCGCCCCGTCCGAGATCTTCGACATCTCCCTCTGGCCGATCCCCAAGGCATTCCACGGCGATGCGAACTACCATCAGGCGGCCACCTCGGTGCCGATGGCGCGCTTCATGCTGAACGGGGTGATCGTCTGCGCCGGGATCCTGATCGTGCAGGTGCTGACCGCCGTGCCCGCCGCCTATGCGCTGGCCAAGCTGCGCTTTCCGGGGCGCAGGCTGCTGATGATGCTGGTGATCGGTGCGCTTTGCGTGCCGATGCAGGCGCTGGCGCTGCCGCTTTTCGTCGGACTGGCGAAGGCGGGCCTTCTGAACACCTATTTCGCGCAGATGGTGCCGTTCTTCCTGTCGGTCTTTGCCATCTTCCTGTTCCACCAGTCCTTCCGTTCCTATCCCGACGAGATCATCGAGGCCGCCCGCATGGACGGCTTCACCGAGATGGAGATCTGCTGGCGGCTGGTGCTGCGCGGCTCGCTTCCCTCGCTCGCGGCCTTTGCCGTGTTCTCGGTGGTGGCGCATTGGAACGATCTCTACTGGCCCATGATCGTGGTCAGCGACACCGCACTCGCCCCGCCGCCGCTCGGGATGCTCTTCTTCTCGGATGCGGAAACGGGCGCGAATTACGGCGCGCTGATGGCCGGGGCCACCCTCATCACCGCCCCGATGCTGGTCTGCTTCCTGCTTGCACGGCGCAGCTTCATCGCGGGCATCACCATGACCGGGGTCAAATGA
- a CDS encoding carbohydrate ABC transporter permease, producing MTAALALPARRPARTRTAVKGLAFAAPAILLLVAIYAVPMIVLTGFSVTDYRLGALDWHFIGLRNFADAASDPVFVRALVNTLVYAAIVIPAGVFLALGVALLVHGRRRSRAFWETAYFLPVTATLVAMATVWQFLLHPTLGPVNALITWLGFAPVSFLGNPALLIPTMALIGVWQVLGFNMVLFLAGLTAIPKDLHEAARIDGARHPIDRFLTVTWPMLGPTTMFVIVTTSISAFKVFETVAVLTKGRSGSETLLYSLYLEGFEYANTGYAAALTLIFLGIVLILSVGQTVRMERKVHY from the coding sequence ATGACGGCCGCGCTCGCGCTCCCCGCCCGGCGCCCGGCGCGCACCCGCACCGCCGTGAAGGGGCTGGCCTTCGCCGCCCCGGCGATCCTGCTTCTGGTGGCCATCTATGCCGTGCCGATGATCGTCCTGACGGGATTTTCGGTGACGGACTACCGTCTGGGCGCGCTGGACTGGCATTTCATCGGCCTGCGGAACTTTGCGGATGCGGCCAGCGATCCGGTCTTCGTCCGGGCGCTGGTGAACACGCTCGTCTATGCCGCGATCGTCATTCCCGCCGGCGTGTTCCTCGCCCTTGGCGTGGCGCTTCTGGTGCATGGCCGCCGCCGCTCGCGCGCCTTTTGGGAGACGGCCTATTTCCTGCCGGTGACGGCGACGCTGGTTGCGATGGCGACGGTCTGGCAGTTCCTGCTGCACCCGACATTGGGGCCGGTGAACGCGCTGATCACGTGGCTCGGCTTTGCGCCGGTGTCCTTTCTGGGCAATCCGGCGCTGCTGATCCCGACCATGGCGCTGATCGGCGTCTGGCAGGTGCTCGGCTTCAACATGGTGCTGTTCCTTGCGGGCCTGACGGCGATCCCGAAGGACCTGCACGAGGCGGCGCGGATCGACGGCGCGCGCCATCCGATCGACCGGTTCCTGACCGTCACATGGCCGATGCTGGGGCCGACGACGATGTTCGTGATCGTCACCACCTCCATCAGCGCGTTCAAGGTGTTCGAGACGGTGGCCGTGCTGACCAAGGGCCGATCCGGCTCGGAAACCCTGCTCTACAGCCTGTATCTGGAGGGGTTCGAATACGCCAATACCGGATACGCCGCGGCGCTGACGCTGATCTTCCTCGGCATCGTGCTGATCCTGTCCGTCGGGCAGACGGTGCGGATGGAACGAAAGGTGCATTACTGA
- a CDS encoding ABC transporter ATP-binding protein has protein sequence MRQSLDLSGIRKGFGPLQVLKDIDLSVQQGEFLSLVGMSGCGKSTLLRIIAGLEMPDAGAVRIGGRDVTAADPSDRDLAMVFQSYALYPHMTVRQNIATPLRMRRLPFSGRLPLIGRLAAPRAVLDEIAAEVATAADTLQITHLLDRKPAQLSGGQRQRVALARALVRQPAAFLMDEPLSNLDAKLRAHMRDELVALHRRLGATFVYVTHDQMEAMTMSDRIALMIDGRIEQLGTPEDLYRRPATLAVARFIGSPTINLLAAEVMPTGAVHVHGSATGLIASPGPATLGIRPEGVRIVARGMPARILREETHGPDRYLTCLLSNGDGDQLTLRQPAGEATGADAEGRLHLAIDGAQAHLFGPDGARRALRTAEQVAA, from the coding sequence ATGCGTCAGTCACTCGACCTCTCGGGCATTCGCAAGGGCTTCGGGCCCTTGCAGGTTCTCAAGGACATCGATCTGTCGGTGCAGCAGGGAGAATTCCTGTCGCTGGTCGGCATGTCCGGCTGCGGCAAGTCCACCCTTCTGCGCATCATCGCCGGGTTGGAGATGCCGGATGCGGGCGCGGTGCGGATCGGCGGGCGGGATGTGACGGCGGCCGATCCGTCGGATCGCGACCTTGCGATGGTGTTCCAGTCCTACGCGCTCTATCCCCATATGACGGTACGGCAGAACATCGCAACGCCCCTGCGGATGCGCCGCTTGCCCTTCTCGGGGCGGCTGCCGCTGATCGGGCGGCTCGCTGCGCCCCGCGCGGTTCTGGACGAGATCGCGGCCGAGGTGGCGACGGCGGCGGATACCTTGCAGATCACCCATCTTCTGGACCGCAAACCCGCGCAGCTTTCGGGCGGGCAGCGGCAGCGCGTGGCGCTGGCGCGCGCGCTGGTGCGCCAGCCCGCCGCGTTCCTGATGGACGAGCCGCTCTCGAACCTCGATGCCAAGCTGCGCGCGCATATGCGCGACGAATTGGTCGCGCTGCACCGCCGCCTCGGGGCGACCTTCGTCTACGTCACCCACGATCAGATGGAGGCGATGACCATGTCCGACCGCATCGCCCTGATGATCGACGGGCGGATCGAACAGCTCGGCACGCCCGAGGATCTCTATCGCCGCCCGGCCACGCTGGCGGTGGCGCGGTTCATCGGCTCCCCCACGATCAACCTTCTGGCCGCCGAGGTGATGCCCACGGGCGCAGTTCATGTCCATGGCAGCGCCACCGGCCTGATCGCATCCCCCGGTCCCGCCACGCTGGGCATCCGGCCCGAAGGCGTCCGCATCGTCGCCCGCGGCATGCCCGCGCGCATCCTGCGCGAAGAGACGCATGGCCCCGACCGCTACCTGACCTGCCTGCTTTCGAACGGCGACGGCGATCAACTGACGCTGCGCCAGCCCGCGGGCGAGGCGACGGGCGCGGATGCGGAGGGCCGTCTGCATCTGGCGATCGACGGCGCGCAGGCGCATCTGTTCGGCCCGGACGGCGCCCGGCGCGCGCTGCGCACCGCCGAGCAGGTGGCCGCATGA
- a CDS encoding mannitol dehydrogenase family protein: protein MTQGPIQPAYDPQAHGTGIVHLGLGAFHKAHQAACTDAALAASGGDWRIIGVSLRSRAAVDALNGQDGRFTLIERGEGGTARIIASIARGLTGADGMGPILAAMTAPECRIVTLTVTEKAYGLDRATGGCDPAHPAVAADLRDPAHPTGVLGLLVRALSVRRAAGTAPFTVLCCDNLPSNGRLLRGAVVDAARRTDPALADWIAAKVAFPSSMVDRITPAATAETWAEAAALTGRPDPAAVETEAFHQWVIEDDFPLGRPDWEAGGAIFVSDVTPYEDMKLRMLNGAHSMLAYAGFHAGHRFVRDVITDPALSRLVLRHLRAAGATLGPLPGIDIDAYTDRLMRRFANPAIAHETFQIAMDGTEKMPQRIFAPALAARAAGQDLRPFAFAAAAWMRHVAGATHDTPPYDLRDPRAAEMRAALGAGGSVAAALSALPGIVPPALAADPAWQAPLREMLEAMLTTPMAEVLHREAAAI from the coding sequence ATGACGCAGGGTCCGATCCAGCCCGCCTATGATCCACAGGCACATGGCACGGGGATCGTCCATCTGGGCCTCGGCGCGTTCCACAAGGCGCATCAGGCTGCCTGCACCGATGCCGCGCTTGCGGCCTCGGGCGGGGATTGGCGCATCATCGGCGTGTCGCTGCGCAGCCGCGCGGCGGTCGATGCGCTGAACGGCCAAGACGGGCGCTTCACCCTGATCGAGCGGGGGGAGGGCGGGACCGCCCGCATCATCGCCTCGATCGCGCGGGGGCTGACCGGGGCGGACGGGATGGGGCCGATCCTCGCGGCGATGACTGCGCCGGAGTGCCGGATCGTGACCCTGACCGTGACGGAAAAGGCCTATGGCCTCGACCGGGCCACGGGCGGCTGCGATCCGGCGCATCCGGCGGTGGCGGCGGACCTGCGCGATCCGGCGCATCCGACGGGCGTTCTGGGCCTTCTGGTGCGGGCGCTTTCGGTGCGGCGGGCGGCCGGAACGGCACCCTTCACCGTCCTGTGCTGCGACAACCTGCCGTCGAACGGGCGTCTGCTGCGCGGTGCGGTCGTGGATGCCGCGCGCCGCACCGATCCGGCGCTGGCGGACTGGATTGCGGCGAAGGTGGCGTTCCCCTCCTCCATGGTGGACCGGATCACCCCCGCCGCCACCGCCGAGACATGGGCCGAGGCCGCTGCCCTGACGGGACGGCCCGACCCCGCAGCGGTGGAGACGGAGGCCTTCCATCAATGGGTGATCGAGGATGACTTCCCCCTCGGACGCCCGGATTGGGAGGCGGGCGGCGCGATCTTCGTGTCCGACGTGACGCCCTATGAGGATATGAAGCTGCGCATGCTGAACGGCGCGCATTCGATGCTGGCCTATGCCGGGTTCCATGCCGGGCACCGTTTCGTGCGCGACGTGATAACCGATCCGGCGCTGTCGCGGCTGGTGCTGCGGCATCTGCGGGCGGCGGGGGCGACGCTCGGCCCTCTGCCGGGGATCGACATCGACGCCTATACCGATCGGCTGATGCGGCGCTTCGCCAATCCCGCCATCGCCCATGAGACGTTCCAGATCGCCATGGACGGGACCGAGAAGATGCCCCAGCGCATCTTTGCCCCGGCCCTTGCGGCGCGGGCGGCGGGGCAGGACTTGCGTCCCTTCGCCTTTGCCGCCGCCGCATGGATGCGGCATGTGGCGGGCGCGACCCATGACACCCCGCCCTATGATCTGCGCGATCCCCGCGCGGCAGAGATGCGGGCCGCACTTGGTGCGGGCGGGTCCGTGGCGGCGGCGCTGTCGGCGCTGCCGGGGATCGTTCCCCCGGCCCTTGCCGCCGATCCGGCATGGCAGGCCCCGCTTCGCGAGATGCTGGAGGCGATGCTGACCACCCCGATGGCCGAGGTGCTGCACCGCGAGGCCGCCGCCATCTGA